From Spartinivicinus ruber, the proteins below share one genomic window:
- a CDS encoding EscT/YscT/HrcT family type III secretion system export apparatus protein, with amino-acid sequence MNNSNVLLELFYSVILPVPRLAGVFFGFIYFSKQNIPAIVKTGVVISISLSLVPYIYADIDISEINDPVSLVSINFKEIVLGIVMGIIFTIPFQMLNLSGSLFDAFKGAQLPYSGAFLSGGEGTATSSLLSYYIVILMFTSGYFFEVIQYVLLSYKVWPIIDFYPVYDQSDISIIFTLLNELFSVAVLITAPVIIISILVDVCTLVLAKQLPQLNPTMLVMPIKAIMISGFIVLLINKVDFIEYMDFDYYSTLVRKIIT; translated from the coding sequence ATGAATAATAGTAATGTATTGCTTGAGCTGTTTTACTCAGTGATACTACCAGTACCAAGGTTAGCTGGTGTTTTTTTTGGGTTTATATATTTCAGTAAACAGAATATTCCGGCAATAGTAAAAACAGGTGTTGTCATATCAATATCATTATCACTGGTTCCTTATATATATGCAGATATTGATATAAGTGAAATAAATGATCCTGTGAGTTTGGTTAGTATTAACTTTAAAGAGATTGTACTGGGTATTGTAATGGGTATTATATTTACAATACCATTTCAGATGCTTAATTTATCTGGTTCATTATTTGATGCTTTTAAAGGTGCACAGTTACCCTATAGTGGTGCATTCTTGAGTGGTGGAGAAGGAACTGCAACTTCTTCATTGTTAAGTTATTACATTGTAATATTGATGTTTACATCAGGGTATTTTTTTGAGGTTATTCAATATGTATTATTAAGTTATAAAGTATGGCCTATTATAGACTTTTATCCTGTTTATGATCAAAGTGATATATCAATTATCTTTACACTGTTGAACGAGTTATTCTCAGTAGCTGTATTGATCACTGCTCCAGTAATAATCATATCAATTCTAGTAGATGTTTGTACTTTGGTTTTAGCTAAGCAATTACCACAATTAAACCCCACAATGTTGGTTATGCCTATAAAGGCAATTATGATATCAGGATTTATTGTATTGTTAATTAACAAGGTCGACTTTATTGAATATATGGACTTTGATTATTATTCTACACTTGTAAGGAAAATAATAACATGA
- the sctS gene encoding type III secretion system export apparatus subunit SctS, producing MSSDLIQFIVVEGLWLVLLISFPPILVATFASLIIALIQALTQVQEQTLAMSVKIITISIVLMATISWSSNLITSYTDKIFEIMATQ from the coding sequence ATGAGTAGTGACCTAATACAGTTTATAGTAGTGGAAGGCTTGTGGCTGGTACTATTGATATCGTTTCCACCAATTTTAGTGGCAACATTTGCATCATTAATTATTGCTTTGATTCAAGCTCTTACTCAAGTACAAGAACAGACCCTAGCAATGAGTGTAAAAATTATTACTATTTCTATTGTCTTAATGGCAACGATTAGTTGGTCCTCTAACTTGATTACAAGTTATACAGATAAAATTTTTGAAATAATGGCAACTCAATAA
- the sctR gene encoding type III secretion system export apparatus subunit SctR has protein sequence MQESIPYILIGFFVSILPLIVVMMTAFTKISIVFMLLRNAIGLQQAPPSILLMGIALVLSIFLIAPVIDKTVQQFDGENFSNKDLKQWYVVVNKVSTPIKTYLNKFATDESKEMFITVSQEVWPEDFKYKAKENSIFIIIPSYVLSELKRAFEIGFLLFLPFLIIDLVVTNILLAMGSMMMSPSLISLPIKLLLFVSVDGWTTLIESLLLSYSI, from the coding sequence ATGCAAGAGTCAATACCGTATATATTAATAGGATTTTTTGTATCAATATTACCGTTGATTGTTGTAATGATGACTGCATTTACTAAGATAAGCATTGTTTTTATGCTATTACGTAATGCAATAGGTTTACAACAGGCACCACCCAGTATCTTATTAATGGGTATAGCTCTAGTTTTAAGTATATTTTTAATAGCACCGGTAATTGACAAAACAGTACAACAGTTTGATGGGGAGAATTTTTCTAATAAAGATTTAAAGCAATGGTATGTTGTAGTAAACAAAGTTAGTACACCAATAAAAACCTATTTAAATAAGTTTGCTACAGATGAATCAAAAGAAATGTTTATCACTGTTAGTCAAGAAGTTTGGCCTGAAGATTTTAAATATAAAGCTAAGGAAAACTCAATATTTATTATAATACCCTCATATGTTCTAAGTGAGTTAAAAAGGGCATTTGAAATAGGTTTTTTACTTTTTTTGCCTTTTTTGATAATAGACTTGGTTGTAACAAATATATTGCTTGCAATGGGGTCGATGATGATGTCGCCTTCTTTAATATCATTACCGATTAAATTGTTGTTATTTGTTTCAGTTGATGGTTGGACAACATTAATTGAAAGCTTGCTACTAAGTTATAGTATTTAA
- a CDS encoding FliM/FliN family flagellar motor switch protein, with the protein MKIRKILLPKKSTKECAKHNLVNKGYQFINKSIFPVEKVESEIKSIKYIYLKLSYKGSLLIIAVNIELINEYLINQKIYTGIEYLNEKLKKIFIENMVLEVNKRIKLTDLHYVSISKLPQVVDWMWLRIKQIKNGYIKVSCGKWLKYLDQENTNKVYFKCLVEQYRLYGEVAAIKSLSQGDIILLDSADSELRLWEPQNNLFSKLVINQDNYSYKLNNNWYRDMKTKSQMSNLKAKISFVIDELTLNTDDLSGFSDNQYIKLEKQLNESIDIYVNGYRFGQGKLVAIEDHYGVKITNLC; encoded by the coding sequence ATGAAAATCAGGAAAATCCTATTACCTAAAAAAAGCACTAAAGAGTGTGCTAAACACAATCTGGTCAATAAAGGTTATCAATTTATAAATAAATCAATTTTTCCAGTAGAAAAAGTTGAATCAGAAATAAAATCAATAAAGTATATATATTTAAAATTATCGTATAAAGGTAGTCTGTTAATAATAGCTGTAAATATAGAGCTAATAAATGAGTATCTAATTAACCAAAAAATATACACAGGTATTGAATATTTAAATGAGAAATTGAAGAAAATATTTATTGAAAACATGGTGTTAGAAGTTAATAAACGTATAAAATTAACTGATCTACACTATGTAAGTATATCAAAACTGCCTCAAGTTGTTGATTGGATGTGGTTGAGAATTAAACAAATAAAAAATGGATATATAAAAGTTAGTTGTGGTAAATGGCTAAAGTATCTTGATCAAGAAAACACTAATAAAGTTTATTTTAAGTGTCTAGTAGAGCAATACAGATTGTATGGAGAAGTCGCTGCAATCAAGTCACTTAGCCAAGGAGATATCATTTTATTAGACTCAGCTGATAGTGAGCTAAGACTGTGGGAACCACAAAACAACCTTTTTTCTAAGCTAGTGATAAACCAAGATAACTACAGTTATAAACTAAATAATAATTGGTATAGAGATATGAAAACGAAAAGCCAAATGAGTAATTTAAAAGCAAAAATATCATTTGTCATCGATGAATTAACACTCAATACTGATGATTTATCAGGTTTTAGTGACAATCAATATATAAAACTTGAGAAACAGCTTAACGAAAGTATAGATATCTATGTTAATGGATACAGATTTGGTCAAGGTAAACTAGTGGCGATTGAAGATCACTATGGTGTAAAAATAACTAATTTGTGCTAA